The Pseudomonadota bacterium genome contains the following window.
GCCACCCTTATCGCGGGCCTCGGCGATGCCGTTGAAATCGCCGCTGGGACCTGGCACACGTGCGCGCGCCTGAGCACGGGCCAGGTCACGTGCTGGGGCCTCAACTCCGAGGGTCAACTGGGCAACGGGACAACGACGGCCAGCACTGCTGCACCGGTTGCGGTCCAGGGGCTTAGCGATAGCGTCGAAATCGCCGCAGGAGGCTTCCACACGTGTGCGCGCTTGCGCGCGACCGGCATGCGGTGCTGGGGCGTGAACGGGAGGTCGCGCCTGGGCGACGGCACCACGGCATCGAGGAGCACGCCTGTAGCAGTGACGGCAGTCAGCGCCAGTGTACTCAGCAACAGTGTCGAGGTCGCTGCCGGGGTCGAGCACACGTGCGTGCGCCTGCGCGCGGGCGAGGTCAAATGCTGGGGTGGCAACACCCGTGGCCAACTGGGGGACGGCAACCCCTTCGACTACGTCCCCTTGAAGACCAGTGCTATCTCCGTAAGCGGCTTGACACTCCCCGTCTGCCCGGCGCGTTCGGATGGGAGCAGACCGGAATGACTTGCTGGGCGGGTCCCAGAGGCAAGGGGAAGCGCAGATGACGAAGAGAAACAGAGCGAAGCACAGCGGCGTGCAGCCTGAGCCCGGGGGCCAACCCCGGAGTTACTACCGAGCCTCGGCGTTGTTCACGCTCGCGATCGCCCTGGTCGCGGGCGCTTCCGGCTGTGGCAGCAAGGAGAGGAAGCCGCGTACCGCCGTCGACACCAACCCGTGTTGGGTGTTCGGCTGCCCCCCGTATGACGCGGGCGTCCGGGGCGGCAGCGGCGGTTGGGGAGGCGTTGCCGGCGGAGCCACCTGCGATGCCGGTAGAGGCGGTATAGGCGGGGGCGGTGCTATGGGCGGGGGCGGAGGTACAGGCGGTCTCGGGGGTACAGGCGGTCTCGGGGGTACAGGCGGTCTCGGGGGCGCACGCCCTGTGCGCATGGCCTCGAGCGTGAGCGCGGGTGGATCGCACGAGTGCGTCCTGTGGGCAGATGGGCAGGTAACGTGCACGGGCAACAACAGTCAGTTCAGCTCGCCTCCCGGCATCGCTTTCGGCAGCGTGAGCGCCGGAGGCAACCACACCTGCGCCGTCCAGGCAACCGATGGTCACGTACAGTGCTGGGGCGACAACGCGCTCGGTCAGTCCACTCCCCCCGATAGCATCGCGTTCTGCAGCGTCAGCGCGGGAGGCAACCACACCTGCGCCATCCAGGCATCCGATGGTCGCGTGCAGTGCTGGGGCGACAACGCGCTCGGTCAGTCCACTCCGCCCGATAGCATCGCGTTCAGCAGCATCAGCGCGGGAGACAAGCACACGTGCGGCGTCCGGCTCTCGGACCGGCGGCTCCAATGCTGGCCCCACGTCGCCATTCATCCGGTGTTTGCTTGTGAGCCTTTTGCCACTGTCAGCGTGGGTGGACGCGCTGTGTGTGGCTTGTACCCATCGGGCGCCGCACCCGGTCCGGTATCGTGCTGGCAGGGGCTGTAGACCTGCCCGCAAACGGATCGACACCAGAGCGGCGCCCGGTCTTCGCCGAAGCTCACGGATCAAGCGAGGCCGAACTGGAGGCCCATCGGTTGACCCGGGCTGACCTTAAACCTCCCGAGCGATCCGAAAAACGACGGAACCTGTACCCGGGGGTACATATGCAGGCCGAAGAGCCGCCTCTAGTCTCACCTTGCTTACTGCCGGCCGTCTCTTGGCTGTCTCCAAACGACGACCTGATCGAGACCGGCCCGAAGGTGTCCCATGCGTGCAACCAAACGAATCGACCCGCGTGCTTCGAGCCACAGCGGTGGACCGAAGAGTCTCGCGGCACCCGCGATCGCCTCCGTGCTCGCTGCCGTCAGCCTGCTCGCCCCTGCCAGCGGTCAAGCTCAGGGTTTTGTCCCCTTCGTGTGTCCCCCCTGTCCACAGTGGCAGGACGTTGTCCCCTGGGACGTTAGAATGTATGGCGCCGGTACCCCGGTTAGCGAGCTCGAGCACCACAATATGTTCACCTACTGGCGCTATCAGAACAACGAAGACGACAGGCGGCTGATCGTTGCCAACGGGTATGTCCGGGAGCTCTGGTTCAACATCAACTTCTTCAACACCAAGTCCGAGGATACGCTCAGTTTTGCCTGGGTGCAGCTGAGCGGAGGAGGTCCCCCAGGGTGGTACTTCTTCACCGGCTTTCCGAGCCTTCAGTCGAGCCCTGACGAATTACGTTTTCACTCGGACGCCACGGGGATAGGCCTCGGTGTCAACATATCGGGCGCACGGGCACGGTCGAACGTGCGGTGCGGTACTGCCCTGCCGACGCGGCACGGCAGTACGAAGGCTCCTTCATCGCTCGTCGCCTGGCCCCTCGGGCGCGTTACGCAGGGTCTCGCTGGTCGCGCTCGTCCGGCTCTAGCCTTGCGAGCTCGTCCCAGAGCGCATCGAGGTCTAGGGTGAGACCCTGGCAACCGGGGATTGCGTCGTGGCTTCCTCGAGTGGCGACGAACACGCGCGCGTAGCGCTGGCGCTCGTCGAGCTCGAAGATCTCGAGCGAGCCAAGGGCGGGATCCAGGAGCCAGTAGTAGAGAATTCCGAAGCGCGCGTACTCGCTCATCTTGTCGACACGGTCCCGGCGCTCATCGGCGGGCGTCGGCGTTACCACTTCGACGGCGATGTCGGGAGCAACGCGCACGGGGCCACGCCGAGGCAACGCGCGGGCTCGCAGAAAGACGCTCAGATCGGGCTTGCGGCCGTGCTGCTCGTCGATCGCGAGCTTCAGCTCGGATCCGAACACGTAGCCACGCCCCCCAAGCCAACCCCTGATCGCGAACACGAGCCAGGTCACGGCCAGCTCATGGACCGGGTCTGCCACTTCCTCCTCCTGCAGCCGACCGCGGACAAGCTCCCCGCCCGCCTCCTCGTGGAGCTCACCCCACTCCGTCAGGCTCACGGATGCCCCACGACCCGGGTCGGAACCAGGCCAGAGCTCGGGCTGCCAGTGCCGCACAACGACACTTTAGCACGCATCGGTCACCAACTTCGAACCGAATCGCCGGAGGCGTCTGCGATAGCGGTCGATCCGCAGTCGAGGCACCGGAGGCATAGTTGACACTATCGGAGTTCTCGTCGCTGCGCTCCTGCGATCCCGGAGGATGCTCGGGAGACGAGGACGCGGCCGCTTGTGCGGGCGGATCGGGTGATTGGGCCGGAGGCTGGTGACCGATGCGGGCCAGCACGCGGCCCTGCAGGGTCACGGAGCTGTCTTGCCCAAAGCAGCCACGTGGGCCGCGATCGGACAGGGGTCGGCGCAGGCGTGCTCGCCCGCCAGCTCGAGGGCGTGGCTCATGGCGCGCTCCATGGCAGCAAACCACTCGCTCGCCGTGGGGAAAAGGTTGTCCTGGCCCACCTGCTCGGCAACACCCGTGCGCTCCAGAACGCGCATGGTGCTCTCGCGCATGCCGGCCAGGATCAGGTGCCGGCCCGATGCCTCGAGACGGCGCGCCAGCGCCCTGAAGACGGCCGCGGTGGTCGCGTCCATGGCGTGGGTTCGCTTGAGCCTCACGATGAGCACACGCGTTTGCTGATCTCGCACGTGCTCGTCCAAGGCGGCTTGCAGCTCGCCGGCCGCTCCGAAGAAGAGCGCGCCCTCGAGGTGCAGGATGCGGATGGCACGACAGATGCCCGCATGCTCTTGAGACGGCTGCAGGGATTCGCTCTCTTCGACTTCGCGCAGGTGACCGCCCTGATCGATCGCCATCCGGCGCACGATCAGCAGTCGGGCCCGGCGCAGGAACAACACGATGCTGATGCCCGCTCCCAGGTAGATGGCGAGATCCAAGGGCAGGGTCCAGGTGCCGATCAACGTGGTGAGGAACGCCAGCATGTCCGCCGGCGAGCTGCGGACGGTGGAGGTGATGCGCTTCACGTCGATCAAGTCGGCGATCACGACGAACAAGAGACCCGAAAGCGTGGCCACCGGGGTCAGATCCACCAGCGGGCCGAGAACCAACAGCACCACCAGCATGAGCAACCCGGACAAGGCCCCGGCAAGACGACTCGTGCCGCCGATACTGTCGTTGAGCGCGGAGCGGGACAGACTGCCACCGACCGGGTAGCCGGAAAAAAAGGCTGCTGTCACATTGGCCAGACCTTGACCGAGAAACTCGGAGGAGATGTCCAGCCGCTCGCCACGTCGCGAAGCGATCGAGCGTGCTACCGATGTCGACTCCACCAGCGACAGCACCGTGCATGCGATCCCCGCGGGCAGCAGTCCGGCAACGGCCGCGATGTTGGGCAGCGACACGGAAGGTAGGCCAGCCGGGACCGGCGAAAGATCGGCGACCACGGTCACACCGTGCCGGCGCAGATCGAGCACGTAGCTCGCGACGATGCTCGCCAGCATCAGGATCAGGGCGCCAGGCAGGCGGCGGTTGATTCTCCTCAAGAGCAGCAGCAGCAGCACCGAAGCAGCCGCTATGACGATGGGCCCGAGCTGCGCCTGGTGCTGGTCTCCGATCCAGGCCATCACGCGCTCCGGAAGCGAGCCTCGATGAGCCTCGGTTCCGGTGACGTTCGGCAGCTGACCGGCGCCGATCAAGACAGCCGCGCCGCTGATGTAGCCCAGCACCACGGGGCCCGAGATGTAGTCCACGATCACGCCGAGGCGCAGCAGCCCGGCCACGATCTGGAACAGGCCCACCACAAACGCCAGCGTGATCGCGATCTGAGCCGGCGAACCCCCTATACCCGCTGCGACGGCGCTGCCAACCAACAAGCTGACCGCATTGGTCGGGCCGGACACGACCTGTTGCGAGCCTCGAAACAGACTGCCCATCACGACGGGTAATGCCGCCGCGTACAAACCCATCACCGGCGGCAGTCCGGCGATCAGCGCGTACGCGATGCCCTGCGGCACGGCCAGGAACGTCAGGACCGTGGCCGCGTACAAGTCCTTGCCGAGCCGCCCAGCACGGTAGTCGCGAAGGTCCAGCAGCGGCAGGTAGTAGCGCAGGCGGTTCACGTCACTGCGTGGGCATACTGCCATATGCGCACAAGCGCCGATACGGAAAGCGCCCATGCGGCGCTGCGCCCATGCTCGGTCCGGAGTCTCGAGACGGCTAGCTCAGGTGCAGTGCCCGTTTACACAATTGGGCTGTCCCTGGCTGCATTGGTTTCCGCACTCGCCACAGTGCTGGGGATTCTGCTGGAGCTCCGTCTCGCAGCCGTTCGCCAAAACGCTATCGCAGTCACCCCAGCCCGGCGCGCACTTGTTGACGCACCTGCCGTCCTTGCAGTCGACGACGGGCTCGGAGCTCACACATACGTTACCACAGCGGCCGCAGTTCAAGGGATCGGTGGCGACGAAGGTCTCGCAGCCGGTCGCGGGGTTACGGTCGCAGTCGTCGAACCCGCTGACGCAGCGCTGGCCGCAGCGGCCGCCATTGCAGTTGGCAACCGTGTTCAGGGTGGCCGGAGGCGGGCAGACAAGGCCGCACATCCCGCAATTGTTGCGATCGTGGAGCAGGCTAGCTTCACAACCGTTGCCTGGATGCATGTCGCAGTCCCAGTAGCCGGCCTCACAGCTCTTGATAAGGCATTGGCCTGTCATGCACATCGGGACCGCATGCTCGGGATCGCAGTCTTCGCCGCACTGGCCGCAGTTGTCGGGCGACTCCCGGGTCTCGCAGCCGTTCTGATGATTTCGGTCGCAGTCGAGGAACCCAGGATTGCACTGAGCGATCAGGCAACCGAACAGGCCTCCCGGTCCCGGCAAACAGTTCGCCGTTGCGTGATCCAGCTCGCAGGGCAGGCAGCTGCCGCAGTGTTGGGGCGTGTTCAGCGGGACACACATGCGTGGCAGCACGTCGCAGGTCGCCATGCCCCATGGGCAAGGGTCCACCTCACACACACCCGTCGAGCATGATAGGGGTGGCGCGCAAGGCAACCAGCACTGACCGCAGTGCTCGGGCTTCTGGAGCAGCTCCTCGCAGCCGTTGGTGGGGTCGCCGTCGCAGTCGCCGTGTCCCGGCCTGCAGCCGATCATCTCGCAGAAAAAGCTCAGGCAGCTCGACACGGCCTGTGGGATATCGCAGGCCACGCCACATGCGCCGCAGTTTTCCAGGGTGTTGAGCCGCTCGCAGCCGTTCGAGGGGTCCTTGTCGCAGTCTGCGAAGCCAGGATTGCATACGAGCCCACCTGTGGCTCCGAGTCCGGCGGGTCCTGGCAGGCTGGTCCCGGGCTCGCCACCGATTCCGGCTGTGGCATCGATTCCGGCTGCGGCATCGATTCCGGCGGCTCCCGGGTCGCCCGCGCCCCCGTTTCGCGGCTGCCCGACGACGCTCAGGTCGTGGCTGCACCCCAGCCCGGCAACAAGCACCGCCGTGCCCAGAAGGGCCGTCCCAACGGAGCTACAGCAACCTGTATCGAAAACCCGCACACCCGACACCGACACCCCGCTGCGCCTCCCGCACAGGACCTTGCCTACGACGCATCCGATTCCACCCATACAGCCCCAGCACCCCAAGAGCAACCCGGCGCCCGCCTGCGCCCTCGCCGCCGCCAGCGTCGGCCAGCCTCTGCCGGGGGCGCACGGAGCCTCGCCGGGTGGGAGAGAGTCTTGGAAGCGGGCACATGCTGGCATGCACCGATGAACGAAGCAGCGCGAGACGCAGCTACCTTGCGGGTCTCGCGCGTTCTCGGCCGACTGCCAGGTACGCCAGGGCGCCGAGGGCGAAGGTGAGCGCGGCTCCGGCTACTTGCGAGGGGTCGCCGATGGCCATGATGGTGGCGGAGGAACACGTCGCTGCGACGAACACGAAGGGAGCCAGATTGGACACCTTGATCAATGGACCCTTGCGCATGGTCGTCAGGAAAAGACACGCGACGGACATCGCAGCGCACAGCGACAGCGTCACGCCCAGGTAGGACAGCAGCCCTTGAAGCGTGCTCACAACGATGAATAGCGTGGCCAGCACGCACTGCGCTGCGACCGCTTCGCGCGGTGAACCGTCGCGCAGGCGCAGAAAGCCCGGCAGCAGCTCGTCCTCCGCCATCTTGGCGTAGACCCTCGGCGCCGCCATCATCATGCTCGAGACCGAGGTCAGCAGGGCCAGCGCGATGATCGCGCGCACGATGCCGGCCAGCGTGCCGCCGCCGATCCACTCGGCTGCTATCGCGGCAACGTCAGGCTTGCCTGCGATGGCCCGTGCGGGGGGGGCGTAGACAAGAACCGCGTTGAGCAGCACGTAGAGCACGAACACCAAGAAGCTACCCATCATAAGCGCTCTGGGAACATCGCTGCGTGCGCTCGTAGCTTCTCCGGCGATGTAGACTGCAGCGTTGAAGCCCGAGTAGCTGAGCGAGATCCATACGAGTGCGCTCGCGAAACGAAAAGTCACGTCCGAGCCGGTATCACCCGACAGAGGCTCGGCAGCTAGCCCGTGCCACCCCTGACCGGCGGGTTGAGCCAGCGCAACCACAAGGAAGCCCGCGAGCAAGCCGACCTTCAGCAATACGGCCAGATTCTGCAGTCTCGCTCCCAGACCGGGTCGAAGACCGTGTACGAGCGCAGCGAGCAGCACGGCGGAGACGGCGATCAAGTCGGATGGAAGCCAGTCTGGCCGCGCCTGTTGTGGCATCACGTAGCTCTCGAATGCGGTTGCTGCGAACGCGATGGCGCCCGTGAAGCCGGCGATCAGGGAAACCCAGCCGGCGATAAACCCCAAAAGCGGGTGCGCTGCACGCGAGAGAAAGGTGTATTCCCCACCGGACTCGGGCATGGCGCGAATCAGTCGGCCGTAGCTGTAGGCGCCACAGAGCGCGACGCCGCCGCCCACGATCCAGGCCAGAACCACGGCGTGCTGGGATCCCAGACTCTTCAGGGTGAAGCCGGAGGTCGTGAACACCCCGGCGCCGACCATGTTGGCAACAACCAAAGAGGCCAGCGTCCACAAGCCAAAGCGGCCACCACCTCCGGCGGCGCTTGGTGAGCGCTCAGGATTCACGGGCGCTCAAGCCCCACCCCGCTCAGAGCTCACGGGCGCTCGAAGCGCAGAAAGTAATTCTGCTCCAACCCGGGGATCGTCACTTCTTCTTTGAAGCGAAACCCGGCCTGCTCGATCTCCTTTCGGAACTGCGCCTTGCCGGCTCGTATGTGCTCGAGCACCCACTCGGACGACTTGCCGGGGATGCGGTCGAAATCGACGATGACGAGCTCGCCCTTCGGTCGCAGCGCCTTGCGGATCGACCTCAGCATGTCCTGGTGGTGCTCGAGGTGATGGTAGACGTCGCACAAGAAGACATGGTCGACCGATGCCTTGGGAAGCTTGGTGGAGTCTTGCTTCGATTGGATGACCCACACGTTGCGCAGCCGCTCTTTCTTGGCTCGCTTTCTGAGCCCGCGAATCAGCCTGGGAGAGATGTCGAGCGCGTAGACCTTGCCCCTGCGCCCGACGGCCTTCGACAGCGCCGCCATATACAGCCCCGTACCGGCCCCCACGTCCGCGATCCGCGCCCCCTTCTTCAGGTTGAGCGCCGCGACCACCTCGCCGCGGTGCAGCGCGACCTCACGCTCCTCGCTCTCCCAACGTTCACGGTACTTCTGAACATCCAGCTTCGGATCCAAGAAGCGCTTGTTGATGCCGGCAGGAACTTTGGCTGTGGCATCGTGGTGGGCGGCTTGTCCTGCCGCCTGCTGCTGCGGCTCACAGCGCGCGGAACCGGGCTCGTTTGCGCACGCCTTGTCGAAGTACGCCTCCACGGCCGGTGCGAGCGCTGTCAGACCCGCCTCCTTGCCAAACGCGAGAGCCTGGCCGCGCTTGCTCTGCTGCAGGTGGAACGCCCGCAGCGCCAGCAGCGCCCCAGCTCGGTTGCCGCTGCCGCAGTGGACGAGCGCATGCTCGGGGCCCGCATCGGACAAGGACCGGTCGAACGCTTGCGCGTTTGCTTCGGTCAGGCCGTCCGCGCCCTTGACCGGTATCGAGACGAAGAGCATCCCGAGCGCCTGCGCCTGAGCTCGCTCCTGCTCGAAGCCCGGCTCGCTCGGCTGGCGAAGCGAGATAACGGTGTTTCTGCCAGCCGCATGGGCGCGTGCCAGGGCCTGTGCATCGGGTTGACCCCCGGTGATGAGGCCGTTTGGGAGCCGCCGCTCGTTCGGTATCCCTAGAGGCTGGCCAGCCGCATCCTGCGTCTTGGCTGCAGCGCCGCCGTGCTCGGCTGCCGCCGTGCCTGCAGCCGCTGCCCTGGTCGGGTGGGAGTCTGTCGAGTGGGAGTCAGCCGAGTAGGGGTCGACCGCGCTTGCTGCGGGCGGGGGCGGGGATGCGCCACCACACGCTGACAACAATAACGACAGCAACACGAGGGCCCCTTGCTGGAAGCTCGATCCGGGAGCGCCGCAGCCCTGCGGTGGACCATGG
Protein-coding sequences here:
- a CDS encoding Uma2 family endonuclease, coding for MSLTEWGELHEEAGGELVRGRLQEEEVADPVHELAVTWLVFAIRGWLGGRGYVFGSELKLAIDEQHGRKPDLSVFLRARALPRRGPVRVAPDIAVEVVTPTPADERRDRVDKMSEYARFGILYYWLLDPALGSLEIFELDERQRYARVFVATRGSHDAIPGCQGLTLDLDALWDELARLEPDERDQRDPA
- a CDS encoding methyltransferase domain-containing protein; the encoded protein is MLLSLLLSACGGASPPPPAASAVDPYSADSHSTDSHPTRAAAAGTAAAEHGGAAAKTQDAAGQPLGIPNERRLPNGLITGGQPDAQALARAHAAGRNTVISLRQPSEPGFEQERAQAQALGMLFVSIPVKGADGLTEANAQAFDRSLSDAGPEHALVHCGSGNRAGALLALRAFHLQQSKRGQALAFGKEAGLTALAPAVEAYFDKACANEPGSARCEPQQQAAGQAAHHDATAKVPAGINKRFLDPKLDVQKYRERWESEEREVALHRGEVVAALNLKKGARIADVGAGTGLYMAALSKAVGRRGKVYALDISPRLIRGLRKRAKKERLRNVWVIQSKQDSTKLPKASVDHVFLCDVYHHLEHHQDMLRSIRKALRPKGELVIVDFDRIPGKSSEWVLEHIRAGKAQFRKEIEQAGFRFKEEVTIPGLEQNYFLRFERP
- a CDS encoding APC family permease — encoded protein: MNPERSPSAAGGGGRFGLWTLASLVVANMVGAGVFTTSGFTLKSLGSQHAVVLAWIVGGGVALCGAYSYGRLIRAMPESGGEYTFLSRAAHPLLGFIAGWVSLIAGFTGAIAFAATAFESYVMPQQARPDWLPSDLIAVSAVLLAALVHGLRPGLGARLQNLAVLLKVGLLAGFLVVALAQPAGQGWHGLAAEPLSGDTGSDVTFRFASALVWISLSYSGFNAAVYIAGEATSARSDVPRALMMGSFLVFVLYVLLNAVLVYAPPARAIAGKPDVAAIAAEWIGGGTLAGIVRAIIALALLTSVSSMMMAAPRVYAKMAEDELLPGFLRLRDGSPREAVAAQCVLATLFIVVSTLQGLLSYLGVTLSLCAAMSVACLFLTTMRKGPLIKVSNLAPFVFVAATCSSATIMAIGDPSQVAGAALTFALGALAYLAVGRERARPAR
- a CDS encoding SulP family inorganic anion transporter, which translates into the protein MNRLRYYLPLLDLRDYRAGRLGKDLYAATVLTFLAVPQGIAYALIAGLPPVMGLYAAALPVVMGSLFRGSQQVVSGPTNAVSLLVGSAVAAGIGGSPAQIAITLAFVVGLFQIVAGLLRLGVIVDYISGPVVLGYISGAAVLIGAGQLPNVTGTEAHRGSLPERVMAWIGDQHQAQLGPIVIAAASVLLLLLLRRINRRLPGALILMLASIVASYVLDLRRHGVTVVADLSPVPAGLPSVSLPNIAAVAGLLPAGIACTVLSLVESTSVARSIASRRGERLDISSEFLGQGLANVTAAFFSGYPVGGSLSRSALNDSIGGTSRLAGALSGLLMLVVLLVLGPLVDLTPVATLSGLLFVVIADLIDVKRITSTVRSSPADMLAFLTTLIGTWTLPLDLAIYLGAGISIVLFLRRARLLIVRRMAIDQGGHLREVEESESLQPSQEHAGICRAIRILHLEGALFFGAAGELQAALDEHVRDQQTRVLIVRLKRTHAMDATTAAVFRALARRLEASGRHLILAGMRESTMRVLERTGVAEQVGQDNLFPTASEWFAAMERAMSHALELAGEHACADPCPIAAHVAALGKTAP